The Pedobacter roseus genome contains a region encoding:
- the alaS gene encoding alanine--tRNA ligase: MTAKEIRQAFLSFFESKQHHVVPSAPIVVKNDPTLMFTNAGMNQFKDLFLGEAVIKYSRVADTQRCLRVSGKHNDLEEVGIDTYHHTMFEMLGNWSFGDYFKKEAIAWSWELLTEVYKIPKEKLYVTYFEGDEKEGLEKDQEAYDLWKQYVDESHILPGNKKDNFWEMGDTGPCGPCSEIHVDCRTDEEKALVDGATLVNADHPQVIEIWNNVFMQFNRLKDGSLQSLPAKHVDTGMGFERLVRVLQEKTSNYDTDVFQPMIQFISDKAGIKYGADEKTDIAMRVMADHIRAISFVIADGQLPSNNKAGYVIRRILRRAVRYAYTFLNFKEPFLNQLVPLLAEQFKGVFDELISQQDFVQKVVLEEEVSFLRTLSTGIQRFERYQAANNVVEGAFAFELSDTFGFPIDLTELMAREKGWSVDLIGYEQALKKQKDDSRAATAIDTGDWIVVNTEDQSEFVGYDDLEIETEILKYRKVKAKGKEQYQIVLRQTPFYAESGGQVGDTGRLEDHSRQFWVDITDTKKENGLTVHFADILPDHLEGKFWAVVDEDKRVLTEDNHSATHLLHAALKQVLGKHVNQKGSLVNADYLRFDFSHFAKVTDEELAQIEVIVNQKIRQNIKLKEQRNVPYQDAIESGVTALFGEKYGDFVRMITFDDHFSKELCGGTHVKATGQIGSFKIISESAVAAGVRRIEAITADKAEQYFLDQRKELGHLKALLNGSKDLSASVQALLDENAKLKKEIEKSTIERVNTLKHEIVHHVRGINGINLIAKHIDLQSAEAVKNLAFSLKDMIDNLFLVFTTEIDGKPGITVMLADHLVKKGLNASNIVRELGKEIQGGGGGQPFYATAGGKNPAGLKVVLEKAESFIPHS, translated from the coding sequence CATTGATGTTTACCAATGCGGGTATGAACCAATTTAAAGATTTGTTTTTAGGAGAGGCCGTCATAAAATATTCTCGTGTTGCAGATACGCAACGCTGCTTACGTGTTTCTGGTAAACATAACGACCTGGAAGAAGTAGGTATCGATACTTACCACCATACCATGTTCGAAATGCTGGGCAACTGGAGCTTTGGCGATTATTTTAAAAAAGAAGCCATTGCCTGGAGCTGGGAATTATTAACCGAGGTTTATAAAATTCCGAAAGAGAAATTATATGTAACCTATTTCGAAGGTGATGAGAAAGAAGGTTTGGAAAAAGACCAGGAAGCATACGACCTTTGGAAACAATATGTGGATGAAAGCCATATTTTACCGGGAAACAAAAAAGACAATTTTTGGGAAATGGGCGATACCGGACCATGTGGACCATGTTCTGAAATCCACGTAGATTGCCGTACCGACGAAGAAAAAGCATTGGTTGATGGTGCCACCCTGGTAAATGCCGATCATCCTCAGGTTATCGAAATCTGGAACAATGTATTTATGCAGTTTAACCGTTTAAAAGATGGTTCATTACAAAGTTTACCAGCAAAACATGTAGATACCGGAATGGGTTTTGAACGTTTGGTACGTGTTTTACAAGAAAAAACTTCAAATTACGATACCGATGTTTTCCAGCCAATGATCCAGTTTATTTCTGATAAAGCAGGAATTAAATATGGCGCCGACGAGAAAACAGATATTGCCATGCGGGTAATGGCCGATCATATCCGTGCCATTTCATTCGTAATTGCCGATGGTCAGTTGCCATCAAATAATAAAGCAGGTTATGTAATCCGCAGGATTTTACGCCGTGCCGTACGTTATGCTTACACTTTTTTGAACTTTAAAGAGCCGTTTTTGAATCAATTGGTGCCTTTATTGGCTGAGCAATTTAAAGGTGTGTTTGATGAATTGATTTCACAACAGGATTTTGTTCAGAAAGTAGTTTTAGAAGAAGAAGTTTCATTTTTAAGGACTTTATCTACGGGAATCCAGCGTTTTGAGAGATATCAGGCTGCTAATAATGTAGTGGAAGGCGCTTTTGCTTTTGAATTATCAGATACTTTTGGTTTCCCGATCGATTTAACTGAGTTAATGGCAAGAGAAAAGGGCTGGAGTGTTGATTTAATTGGCTACGAGCAAGCTTTGAAAAAACAAAAAGATGATAGTCGTGCCGCAACAGCCATCGATACAGGTGATTGGATTGTGGTTAATACAGAAGATCAAAGCGAATTTGTGGGTTATGATGATTTAGAAATTGAAACCGAGATTTTAAAATACCGTAAAGTTAAAGCCAAAGGGAAAGAACAATATCAGATAGTTTTACGCCAGACACCTTTTTATGCAGAAAGTGGTGGTCAGGTAGGCGATACAGGACGTTTAGAAGATCATAGCCGTCAATTCTGGGTAGATATTACCGATACTAAAAAGGAAAACGGACTAACGGTTCATTTTGCAGATATATTGCCTGATCATTTAGAAGGTAAATTTTGGGCAGTTGTAGATGAAGATAAACGTGTTTTAACGGAAGATAACCACTCCGCAACTCACTTGTTGCATGCAGCCCTTAAACAGGTTTTAGGCAAACATGTTAACCAAAAAGGTTCATTGGTAAATGCTGATTACCTGCGTTTCGATTTTTCTCATTTCGCGAAGGTAACTGACGAAGAATTGGCTCAGATTGAAGTGATTGTAAACCAAAAAATCCGCCAGAATATTAAATTAAAAGAGCAAAGAAATGTTCCTTATCAGGATGCTATCGAAAGTGGCGTAACGGCTTTATTTGGTGAAAAATACGGCGATTTTGTCCGCATGATTACTTTTGACGATCATTTCTCAAAAGAACTTTGCGGGGGTACGCATGTAAAAGCTACCGGACAGATCGGTTCATTCAAAATTATTTCTGAAAGTGCTGTTGCCGCAGGTGTACGTCGTATTGAGGCCATTACTGCTGATAAAGCAGAACAATATTTCTTGGATCAGAGGAAAGAATTAGGTCATTTAAAAGCATTATTAAACGGAAGTAAAGATTTATCTGCTTCTGTTCAGGCTTTATTGGATGAAAATGCAAAACTGAAAAAGGAAATCGAAAAATCGACAATTGAACGTGTAAACACTTTAAAACATGAAATTGTACACCATGTAAGAGGAATTAACGGAATCAACTTAATTGCAAAACACATCGATCTTCAAAGCGCAGAAGCGGTTAAAAACCTGGCTTTTTCTCTAAAAGACATGATAGATAATCTTTTTCTTGTTTTTACTACTGAGATTGATGGTAAGCCAGGTATAACCGTAATGCTTGCTGATCATTTGGTTAAAAAAGGATTAAACGCTTCAAATATTGTCCGCGAACTGGGTAAGGAAATCCAGGGCGGCGGTGGCGGACAACCATTTTATGCTACTGCAGGCGGTAAAAATCCGGCAGGGCTAAAGGTTGTTTTGGAAAAAGCAGAAAGTTTTATTCCGCATAGTTAA